The Candidatus Obscuribacterales bacterium genome contains a region encoding:
- a CDS encoding PD-(D/E)XK nuclease family protein: protein MTYPLSAAKLQCYDRCPKSYYFRYERKLPGTAFFGSAALGTALHQALAQIYRDWHYQDALPALEWIEHCWNQQGNGLSSKQIEEGRGILRRYYHEFIMAEAAMRRPLAVEGRIQGTLQVENLEFSLSGRYDRIDYLDDGLELIDYKSTKDVNLGQSDELDLQIGLYYLALEQHYQRSLKQLSLIYLRTGDKVSFAVTPFHRERVTALISELALELRHDRRWQPFAGEQCDRCAYAKYCSAACACPEPLPDTAKPEPQLQLVLGL, encoded by the coding sequence ATGACCTATCCTCTCTCCGCAGCTAAGCTTCAGTGCTACGATCGCTGCCCTAAATCCTACTATTTTCGCTATGAACGGAAGCTACCGGGGACGGCCTTCTTCGGGTCGGCTGCGTTGGGAACAGCGCTCCATCAAGCCTTGGCGCAAATTTATCGAGATTGGCACTATCAAGACGCCCTGCCCGCCCTAGAGTGGATTGAGCATTGTTGGAACCAGCAGGGCAATGGTCTGAGCAGCAAGCAGATTGAAGAGGGGCGAGGGATTCTGCGGCGGTACTACCATGAATTCATTATGGCGGAAGCCGCCATGCGTCGGCCGTTGGCGGTGGAAGGACGCATTCAGGGAACGCTGCAGGTGGAGAACCTAGAGTTTTCGCTGTCGGGGCGTTATGACCGAATTGATTATTTAGATGACGGGCTAGAGCTAATTGACTACAAGTCCACCAAAGATGTCAATTTGGGCCAATCGGATGAACTTGACCTACAGATTGGACTGTATTACCTGGCCCTAGAGCAACATTACCAGCGGAGCTTGAAGCAACTGAGCCTCATTTACCTGCGCACGGGCGATAAGGTGAGCTTTGCGGTGACGCCGTTCCATCGAGAGCGGGTGACGGCCTTGATTAGTGAGCTGGCATTGGAACTGCGCCACGATCGCCGCTGGCAACCGTTTGCGGGAGAGCAATGCGATCGCTGTGCCTATGCCAAATATTGCTCTGCTGCCTGCGCCTGCCCCGAACCTCTGCCCGATACAGCTAAGCCCGAACCCCAACTCCAGCTTGTGCTAGGGCTCTAG
- a CDS encoding M20 family metallopeptidase — protein MLSRIKEIAETLAPRLIEIRRHIHAHPELSGQEYQTAAYVAGVLSSCGLSVQELVGKTGVIGELEGLGQDDRLLAIRTDMDALPIQERANVAYTSRFTGMMHACGHDVHTTVGLGTAMVLSQLDPLPGRVRFLFQPAEETAQGASWMIRDGAMHHVSAILGVHTFPSILGGCVGIRYGALTAAADDLEIVILGESGHGARPHEAIDAIWIAAQVITTLQQAISRTHNPLRPVVLTIGQISGGRAPNVIADQVRLVGTVRSLHPETSAELPGWVESIVDGVCQMYGARYTVNYRRGVPSVQNDPSLTQVVELAAQEAWGSDRIQRLDEPSLGAEDFALYLEHAPGTMFRLGVGYDDQPNYPLHHPQFQVNEMAIVTGVVTLAYSAYLYWQEQP, from the coding sequence ATGTTAAGTCGCATCAAAGAAATTGCAGAAACACTGGCTCCTCGGTTAATTGAAATTCGTCGCCACATCCATGCCCATCCGGAGCTGAGCGGACAGGAATATCAAACAGCGGCCTATGTGGCCGGAGTCTTGTCATCCTGCGGACTCTCTGTCCAAGAACTGGTGGGTAAAACCGGGGTGATTGGTGAACTAGAGGGACTGGGGCAGGATGATCGTCTCTTAGCCATCCGCACCGATATGGATGCCCTGCCCATTCAAGAGCGCGCCAATGTAGCCTACACCTCGCGCTTTACGGGCATGATGCACGCCTGCGGTCACGATGTTCACACCACGGTGGGTCTAGGCACTGCCATGGTGCTTTCCCAACTCGATCCGCTACCCGGACGCGTGCGCTTCTTGTTTCAACCGGCCGAGGAAACGGCCCAGGGAGCCTCTTGGATGATCCGAGATGGTGCCATGCATCATGTGAGCGCCATTCTTGGGGTACATACCTTTCCATCGATCTTGGGTGGCTGCGTTGGTATTCGCTATGGGGCACTAACAGCGGCAGCAGATGACCTAGAAATTGTCATTTTGGGAGAGTCTGGCCATGGCGCTCGCCCCCATGAAGCCATTGACGCCATTTGGATCGCGGCCCAGGTGATCACTACGCTACAGCAAGCCATTAGCCGCACCCATAATCCTCTCCGTCCAGTGGTGTTAACCATTGGACAAATTAGCGGCGGCCGGGCACCCAATGTCATCGCCGATCAAGTGCGGCTGGTGGGTACGGTGCGATCGCTCCATCCCGAAACCAGTGCAGAGTTGCCGGGGTGGGTAGAGTCCATTGTCGATGGCGTCTGCCAAATGTATGGAGCACGCTACACCGTGAACTATCGGCGGGGGGTGCCGTCGGTGCAAAATGACCCATCTCTCACCCAAGTGGTTGAACTTGCCGCTCAAGAGGCCTGGGGCAGCGATCGCATTCAACGCTTAGATGAACCATCCCTAGGAGCAGAAGATTTTGCCCTATACCTAGAACATGCTCCCGGCACGATGTTTCGCCTAGGGGTAGGCTACGACGATCAGCCCAATTACCCGCTGCATCACCCGCAGTTTCAGGTGAATGAGATGGCGATCGTTACCGGCGTAGTCACCCTGGCCTACAGCGCCTATTTGTATTGGCAGGAGCAGCCATAA
- the gyrB gene encoding DNA topoisomerase (ATP-hydrolyzing) subunit B, with amino-acid sequence MAENYGADQIQVLEGLEPVRKRPGMYIGTTGPRGLHHLVYEVVDNSVDEALAGHCQKIQVTLKADGSVVVVDDGRGIPTDIHPSTGRSALETVMTVLHAGGKFGGGGYKVSGGLHGVGISVVNALSEWVEVTVWREKKVHTQRFERGLPIGELAIAPCPDHRTGTAVQFKPDTQIFATGIEFDYNTLSGRLRELAYLNAGVEIVFTDERLELIKRDVPRCDVFHYAGGIKEYVAYINNDKQPIHEEIIFVSGERNNVQVEVALQWCSDAYTDNLLGFANNIRTIDGGTHLEGLKTVLTRTMNSIARKRNKLKESDSNLGGENIREGLTGVISVKVPDPEFEGQTKTKLGNMEVRGIVDSLVNETLTEYLEFRPAVADAILEKAIQAFNAAEAARRARELVRRKSVLESSTLPGKLADCSSRDPSESEIFIVEGDSAGGSAKQGRDRQFQAILPLRGKIINIEKTDDAKIYKNTEVQALITALGLGIKGDEFDSAQLRYHRIIIMTDADVDGAHIRTLLLTFFYRYQRAMVDQGFVYIACPPLYKIERGRSHYYCYSDRERNQIISGFPDNAKYDIQRFKGLGEMMPEQLWSTTMNPETRTLKRVEIEDAAEADRIFTVLMGDRVAPRREFIETYGSKLNLTDLDI; translated from the coding sequence ATGGCTGAAAACTATGGTGCTGATCAGATTCAGGTTCTTGAAGGGTTAGAGCCTGTTCGTAAGCGTCCAGGAATGTATATCGGCACCACCGGCCCTCGCGGACTGCACCATCTAGTGTACGAGGTGGTGGATAATTCTGTCGATGAAGCCCTCGCTGGCCACTGCCAGAAGATTCAAGTGACGCTGAAAGCGGATGGCTCGGTCGTGGTGGTGGACGACGGGCGTGGTATTCCTACCGATATCCATCCCTCAACCGGCCGATCGGCCTTGGAAACGGTGATGACGGTTCTCCACGCCGGCGGTAAATTTGGCGGCGGTGGCTACAAGGTTTCCGGTGGTTTGCACGGGGTGGGGATTTCGGTGGTCAATGCCCTGTCGGAATGGGTAGAAGTGACCGTCTGGCGCGAGAAGAAGGTGCATACCCAGCGGTTTGAACGCGGCTTGCCCATTGGAGAACTGGCGATCGCCCCCTGCCCCGATCATCGTACCGGTACCGCGGTGCAGTTTAAGCCCGATACCCAAATCTTTGCCACGGGGATTGAGTTTGACTACAACACCCTGTCGGGTCGGCTGCGGGAATTGGCCTACCTCAATGCTGGGGTAGAAATTGTCTTCACCGATGAACGCCTAGAGCTGATTAAGCGGGATGTGCCGCGCTGCGATGTGTTCCACTATGCCGGTGGCATTAAGGAATATGTTGCCTACATCAACAACGATAAGCAGCCGATTCACGAAGAGATTATTTTTGTCTCAGGTGAGCGCAACAACGTGCAGGTGGAAGTAGCGCTGCAGTGGTGCTCAGATGCCTACACAGACAACCTGCTAGGCTTTGCCAACAACATTCGCACCATTGATGGCGGGACACACCTAGAGGGTTTGAAAACGGTGCTCACCCGCACCATGAACTCGATCGCCCGCAAGCGTAACAAGCTGAAAGAGAGCGACTCCAACTTGGGGGGTGAAAACATCCGCGAGGGGCTCACCGGCGTCATTTCTGTGAAGGTGCCTGACCCTGAGTTTGAAGGGCAAACCAAGACCAAGCTGGGCAACATGGAAGTCCGGGGAATTGTCGATTCTTTGGTGAATGAAACCCTGACAGAATATCTAGAGTTTCGTCCGGCTGTGGCGGATGCCATTCTCGAAAAAGCGATTCAGGCCTTCAATGCGGCGGAAGCAGCTCGTCGAGCCCGTGAACTGGTGCGCCGTAAGTCGGTGTTGGAATCATCGACCCTGCCAGGGAAGCTGGCAGACTGTAGCTCTCGGGATCCTAGTGAGTCGGAAATCTTCATTGTTGAGGGGGATTCTGCGGGCGGCTCTGCAAAACAGGGGCGCGATCGCCAGTTTCAAGCCATTCTGCCGTTGCGCGGTAAAATCATCAACATCGAAAAAACCGATGATGCCAAGATCTACAAGAACACGGAAGTGCAAGCGTTAATTACAGCGCTGGGTCTGGGTATTAAAGGGGATGAATTTGACTCCGCCCAACTTCGCTACCATCGCATCATCATCATGACGGATGCGGACGTAGACGGTGCCCACATTCGCACCTTGCTGCTGACCTTTTTCTATCGCTATCAGCGAGCCATGGTGGATCAGGGATTTGTATATATTGCCTGTCCGCCGCTCTATAAGATTGAACGGGGACGCAGCCACTACTATTGCTATAGCGATCGCGAACGCAATCAAATTATCAGCGGCTTCCCGGACAATGCCAAGTATGATATCCAGCGCTTTAAGGGCTTGGGTGAAATGATGCCGGAGCAGTTGTGGAGTACCACGATGAACCCGGAGACCCGCACCCTCAAGCGAGTGGAAATTGAGGATGCTGCCGAGGCCGATCGCATCTTTACGGTGCTCATGGGCGATCGCGTGGCTCCTCGCCGGGAGTTTATTGAAACCTATGGCTCCAAGCTCAACCTAACGGATTTGGATATTTAA